From Chryseobacterium joostei, the proteins below share one genomic window:
- a CDS encoding calcium:proton antiporter, with translation MKLRELLHYTYIFPILAVGYYFSGLMGSDVIHDVIAGILLIGSVLSAVHHAEVVAHKVGEPFGTIILALCITIIEVALIISLMVAGGDQAITLARDTVFAAVMLILNGILGICILVGGVKYHEQFFARTSATTYLVSIVSILILTLVLPNFTSSVNGPFYNEAQLIFISIACLVIYGVFLMVQTLRHRSYFIVPDEHPEEHYIPTLTKTLISFVFLVVCLVIVVLMAKGLSGTIEDMVRSLGAPKSLVGVIIAAVVLLPEGVAAIRAARSNQIQSSLNLALGSALASIGLTIPAVSTVCIMYDIPLVLGLDKKDVILLSLSVFIVMLSLSRGKTNILYGTVLLVNLAAYIFTVIVP, from the coding sequence ATGAAACTTAGAGAACTTTTACATTATACCTATATTTTTCCTATCCTTGCTGTAGGGTACTACTTTTCCGGACTGATGGGAAGTGACGTTATTCATGATGTTATTGCCGGGATTTTACTTATTGGAAGCGTTTTATCGGCAGTGCATCATGCCGAAGTAGTTGCTCATAAAGTAGGGGAACCATTTGGTACCATTATTTTGGCGCTTTGTATCACCATTATTGAAGTTGCGCTTATCATCTCGCTGATGGTGGCCGGCGGAGATCAGGCGATCACGCTGGCAAGAGATACCGTTTTTGCCGCTGTTATGCTTATTCTTAACGGAATTTTAGGAATCTGTATTCTGGTAGGTGGCGTTAAATATCATGAACAGTTCTTTGCAAGAACTTCTGCCACCACTTATCTGGTGAGTATTGTTTCAATCCTTATCCTTACTTTGGTCCTTCCTAATTTTACATCAAGCGTCAATGGACCTTTCTATAATGAAGCCCAGCTTATTTTTATATCCATTGCCTGTCTTGTAATCTATGGTGTTTTCCTGATGGTACAGACCTTGCGCCACAGAAGCTATTTTATAGTTCCTGACGAACATCCTGAAGAACATTATATACCTACGTTAACTAAAACCCTTATAAGCTTTGTCTTTTTGGTGGTTTGCTTGGTTATTGTAGTTCTTATGGCAAAAGGTTTATCCGGAACCATTGAAGATATGGTACGAAGTCTGGGAGCACCAAAATCGCTTGTAGGAGTTATTATTGCTGCTGTAGTTCTTCTTCCGGAGGGTGTTGCAGCCATTAGAGCAGCAAGAAGTAATCAGATTCAGTCTAGCTTAAATCTGGCACTAGGGTCAGCGCTTGCAAGTATTGGGCTTACCATTCCTGCAGTATCTACCGTTTGCATCATGTATGATATTCCTTTGGTTTTAGGATTGGATAAAAAAGATGTAATTTTGCTTTCCTTATCTGTATTTATTGTAATGCTTTCCTTGAGCCGTGGAAAAACCAATATCCTTTATGGAACAGTTCTATTGGTGAACCTGGCAGCCTATATATTTACGGTGATTGTCCCTTAA
- a CDS encoding DUF6122 family protein, translating into MALSDIALLKTFTHYFLHLVFPVFIALVFYRKNWKKAYFILLATMLVDLDHLFANPIFDPSRESIGFHFLHSYYAIAVYFLLLFFKGNIRIIGIGLLFHMFTDYQDFNFWPH; encoded by the coding sequence ATGGCTCTATCAGATATCGCATTGCTCAAAACCTTTACTCATTATTTTTTACATCTTGTTTTTCCTGTCTTTATTGCATTGGTTTTTTATCGTAAAAATTGGAAAAAAGCGTATTTTATTCTTCTTGCCACCATGTTGGTAGATCTGGACCATCTTTTTGCCAATCCGATCTTTGATCCGTCAAGAGAAAGTATAGGTTTTCATTTTTTACATTCTTATTACGCCATTGCGGTGTATTTTTTGCTGCTGTTCTTTAAAGGAAATATAAGAATTATAGGAATCGGGCTTCTGTTTCATATGTTCACAGATTATCAGGACTTTAATTTCTGGCCTCATTAA
- a CDS encoding fascin domain-containing protein translates to MELIKENVKTATVVLLQAQGKEKGKFLSHGNGNVFLQNGIQGLGEVFILEELSNNRVALKCISKENGLYLSHAFDKLWLQKGIQGEGEEWEMKVHSPNKVSFNCYGKEVGKTLSHAFDKMWLQNGYQGEGELWEIQD, encoded by the coding sequence CGTAAAAACAGCTACAGTAGTATTATTACAAGCTCAAGGAAAAGAAAAAGGAAAATTCTTAAGCCATGGAAATGGAAATGTTTTCCTTCAAAACGGTATTCAGGGATTAGGCGAGGTCTTTATTCTTGAAGAATTATCAAATAATAGAGTCGCACTAAAATGCATTAGCAAAGAGAATGGATTATACTTAAGTCATGCTTTTGATAAATTATGGCTTCAGAAAGGCATTCAGGGAGAAGGAGAAGAATGGGAAATGAAAGTACATAGCCCTAATAAAGTTTCTTTTAACTGCTATGGTAAAGAAGTCGGTAAAACGCTTAGCCATGCATTTGATAAAATGTGGCTGCAAAATGGCTATCAGGGAGAAGGAGAGCTTTGGGAAATTCAAGATTAA